CGGAAACTAATGATGAATATACAGATAAGAAAATCTTTGAATTTGCAGTGAAAATTGTCCAACTGGGTCTTTCATTAAAACTAATTGCGCAGGCGTTGGCTGATTTTTGGAAGTATCTCTATCGGTTAATGGATGAGAAAAGCACATCAGATAAGCAAAGCCTAAAGCTGGTTTGGGAAATCGAAGAAAATATTACTCCGATTAATAATGAAATACTCAATCAATATTCAATCTCATGGGAAAAGACGGTCTCTCTTCAAAAAGAAGCACTTCAGGAATTATCTGCGCCGCTTATTCCGGTTTTTGAGCATGTTACTGTCATGCCTTTGGTCGGTACAATTGATACGGAGCGGGCGAAAAGAATTATGGAAAATCTTCTGCACGGGGTTGTGAAGCACCGCTCAGAGGTCGTACTTATCGACATTACCGGCGTCCCGGTTGTTGATACGATGGTAGCCCATCATATAATCCAAGCTTCAGAAGCTGTAAGATTGGTAGGAGCAAGATGCCTTCTTGTCGGAATACGGCCTGAAATTGCCCAAACGATTGTCACCCTCGGGATTGATTTATCACAGGTTATTACTAAAAATACCCTTCAAAAAGGAATTCAAACCGCATTAGAGATGACAAATCGAAAAATAGTACCATTGGGGGAATTAGTCAATGAGACTTCCGAAAATTCCTATACTTAAACTTTATAACTGTTTATTGGTATCGATCCAATGGGAGCTTGACGATCAAACCGCCTTGCATTTTCAAGAGGATTTGTTAAATAAGATCCATGAAACTGGTGCAAATGGCGTAGTGATTGATTTAACGTCTGTTGATATGATTGATTCCTTCATTGCAAAGGTGCTCGGAGACGTTATTACAATGTCGAAACTAATGGGAGCCAAGGTTGTCCTGACAGGGATTCAGCCTGCTGTGGCGATTACTCTAATCGAGCTCGGTATAGAACTGGACGAAATTGATACCGGGCTGGATCTTGAACAAGGGCTTGAGACATTGAAGCGGGAATTGGGGGAATAGGTATGAAAAACCAACCCTGTGTGAAAATAATGACTGAGTGGGATATAGTTGCTGCAAGGCAGCTGGGGAGGAAGGTTGCGAAGGAGCTGGGATTTGGCACGGTAGATCAGGCGAGAATCACAACTGCTATTTCTGAGTTGGCAAGAAACATTTATTTATACGCGGGAAAAGGTCAAATTTGTATAGAAGAACTTCACGATATAGGAAAACGCGGCTTAAAGCTGATCGCTTCGGATGATGGACCCGGGATATCTGATATAAAAAAAGTAATGGAAGACGGTTATTCTACATCAGGAGGTCTTGGAGCGGGTCTCCCAGGTGTCAAACGACTGATGGATGAATTTCAGCTTCATTCCAATCCGGGGAAAGGAACTGATATCCACGCAGTGAAGTGGCTTAGGTAGGAGGTAGTTTATGGAATTCGGGGAAGTGATTGAGCAAAGATACAGACAACTGCTCACAAAGTATATCTCGGACTTAACTGAAACATCGCTGTATCAAGGACAAAAATTCAGCAGGAAAACTTTGGAAAATCAAATTCCTCCAGAAGAAATCGTTAGTATTCACCGTAAAGTAATTCAGGAGCTGTACCCTGATCTTCCGAAAGATGTTTTCCACTCTTTAGATTTTTTAATCGAAGTGATGATTGGCTACGGAATGGCGTATCAGGAGCATCAGACGTTACGGGGGATTCAGCAGGAGCTTAAGTCTGAGATTGAGATAGCGGCAAATGTGCAGCACACTCTTCTTGAAACGCAGGTACCGGTTGCTGAAGGAATTGATATTGGGGCCATAAGCATCCCTGCAAAACAAATGAACGGTGATTATTATCATTTTGTCCGGGATAAAGACAGCATTAGTATTGCGATTGCGGATGTAATCGGAAAAGGGATACCGGCAGCATTGTGCATGTCAATGATAAAATATGCGATGGACTCACTGCCTGAATTACGTCTTCATCCTTCTAAGGTATTGACAAATCTAAACAGAGTTGTCGAACAAAATGTCGATCCAAGCATGTTTATTACGATGTGTTATGGCAGTTACGATATCAACAATCATCAATTTACATTTGCCTCCGCCGGACATGAGCCGGGTTTTTATTATTCGAATAAAGAAGCGGCCTTTTACGATTTAACTGCAAAAGGCCTAGTCCTTGGAATAAAACATGAAGTAGAGTACGAGCAGTGTTGCACAACGCTTGAAGAAGGCGATATGATTGTATTGTTTTCTGATGGAGTGACAGAATCCAGATCTGAGGAAGGTTTTGTAAGCAGAGAAGATATACAAAACTTACTGATTGAGCACATGTCAAAACCGGCTCAGGATATGGTGAATGATATTTATAACAGCTTGTTGCAGCTTCAGGATTTTCAACTGCACGATGATTTTACTTTAATTGTGATTAGGCGAAAGGTTTAGTCTTCGCCAGATTGGGGTATCTGATTAATGCATAGATACTTTAGTCATAAATAGAGGTGATAATATGAATTTACTAGTTGAAGTAACGAAATCTGAGTTAAATCATAAGCAAATAGATGTTTCAGGCGAAATTGATGTTCATACGGCGCCTGTATTAAGAGAGAAACTAATGGCTCATGCCGCTCCGGAAAGCCATTTGGAAATAAATTTAGAAAATGTTTCATATATGGACAGTACGGGCTTGGGCGTATTTGTTGGATTATATAAAACGCTTCGTGCGGAAAACGGGGCTTTGAAATTATACAATTTGTCCGATCGGTTGGTCAGGTTGTTTGAGATTACAGGGTTAAAAGATATTATTGATATTTCTGCAAAAACAGAAGGTGGGGTACAATGAATACGTCTGTAGATTATATTGAAATGAAAATTCCGGCAAAGCCTGAGTATGTTGGCATTGTACGCCTTACTTTATCCGGAATCTCCAGCAAAATGGGCTACAGCTATGATGATATTGAAGATTTAAAGATTGCTGTGAGCGAGGCATGTACGAATGCGGTTCAGCATGCTTATAAATCATCTTCAGCAGGAGATGTATCGATTCGTTTCGGTGTATACGAAGATCGTTTAGAAGTCATTGTATCTGATCAGGGATCAAGTTTTGACATAAATCAAAAGAAACAGGATTTGGGCCCTTATACTCCGTCCCAATCGGTTGATCAATTGGCAGAAGGAGGACTCGGACTATATTTAATGGATACGCTGATGGATGAAGTAAACGTCCAAATAGAGTCCGGCGTAACTGTTGCAATGACAAAGTTTCTAAACAGGGAGCGGGTTGAGCATGACACAACCGTCGAAAACTACGAAGCTAAATAAAGATGAAGTCGATCAGCTCATAAAAACGTATCAAGAAACTCAAGACGAAGAGGCTCAGCTTACACTGGTTACAGCGTATACAAATCTTGTGGAAATGCTGGCGAAAAAATATTCCAAGGGCAAAAGCTTTCATGAGGATCTGTGCCAGGTAGGAATGATCGGATTGCTCGGGGCAATGAAGCGGTATGACCCCATCGTTGGAAAATCATTTGAGGCATTTGCCATACCAACCATCATTGGCGAAATTAAACGGTTTCTCAGGGATAAAACGTGGAGCGTGCATGTCCCGAGAAGAATTAAAGAACTGGGTCCTAGAATTAAAAAGGCTGTCGACCAACTGACAATTGACTCTCAAAAATCACCAACTGTTGAAGAAATTGCTGATTTTTTAGATGTAACTGAAGAGGAAGTTCTTGAAACGATGGAAATGGGGAAAAGCTATCAAGCCCTTTCCGTAGATCACAGCATTGAAGCGGATTCAGATGGCAGTACTGTTACCATTTTGGATGTTGTTGGTTCTAAAGAGTCCGGCTATGAACAGGTGAACCAAAGAATGATGCTAGAAAGCGTTTTGTATGTTTTATCCGACCGAGAAAAACAAATTATTGATTTAACATATATTCAAAATAAAAGCCAAAAAGAAACAGGAGATATCTTGGGAATTTCGCAAATGCACGTTTCAAGATTACAGCGGAAAGCTGTTAAAAAATTAAGAGAGGCGTTAACTGCTGATCCGAGTATGGAGATTTCGTAATGATTGAATTTGAATCAAATGAATATATGCGAGCTATTATTTTTCAATTAAATAAGGATGGGAACAGTTGCTGTGGTGACAGCTATTTCATCAGTGCAGATGACGAGGGTTTAATTTGCGCTGTGGCTGATGGTTTAGGAAGTGGTAAAGCTGCAAATGAATCCTCGTCAATCATTAGT
This window of the Bacillus gobiensis genome carries:
- a CDS encoding anti-sigma regulatory factor; its protein translation is MKNQPCVKIMTEWDIVAARQLGRKVAKELGFGTVDQARITTAISELARNIYLYAGKGQICIEELHDIGKRGLKLIASDDGPGISDIKKVMEDGYSTSGGLGAGLPGVKRLMDEFQLHSNPGKGTDIHAVKWLR
- the sigB gene encoding RNA polymerase sigma factor SigB; this translates as MTQPSKTTKLNKDEVDQLIKTYQETQDEEAQLTLVTAYTNLVEMLAKKYSKGKSFHEDLCQVGMIGLLGAMKRYDPIVGKSFEAFAIPTIIGEIKRFLRDKTWSVHVPRRIKELGPRIKKAVDQLTIDSQKSPTVEEIADFLDVTEEEVLETMEMGKSYQALSVDHSIEADSDGSTVTILDVVGSKESGYEQVNQRMMLESVLYVLSDREKQIIDLTYIQNKSQKETGDILGISQMHVSRLQRKAVKKLREALTADPSMEIS
- a CDS encoding STAS domain-containing protein yields the protein MSTQQVFEFISDNRQDLIEKWTSILSQLGENDSLKAVNEQMFRTICEEYMAIILTSPETNDEYTDKKIFEFAVKIVQLGLSLKLIAQALADFWKYLYRLMDEKSTSDKQSLKLVWEIEENITPINNEILNQYSISWEKTVSLQKEALQELSAPLIPVFEHVTVMPLVGTIDTERAKRIMENLLHGVVKHRSEVVLIDITGVPVVDTMVAHHIIQASEAVRLVGARCLLVGIRPEIAQTIVTLGIDLSQVITKNTLQKGIQTALEMTNRKIVPLGELVNETSENSYT
- a CDS encoding anti-sigma factor antagonist, translating into MNLLVEVTKSELNHKQIDVSGEIDVHTAPVLREKLMAHAAPESHLEINLENVSYMDSTGLGVFVGLYKTLRAENGALKLYNLSDRLVRLFEITGLKDIIDISAKTEGGVQ
- a CDS encoding STAS domain-containing protein encodes the protein MRLPKIPILKLYNCLLVSIQWELDDQTALHFQEDLLNKIHETGANGVVIDLTSVDMIDSFIAKVLGDVITMSKLMGAKVVLTGIQPAVAITLIELGIELDEIDTGLDLEQGLETLKRELGE
- the rsbW gene encoding anti-sigma B factor RsbW, translating into MNTSVDYIEMKIPAKPEYVGIVRLTLSGISSKMGYSYDDIEDLKIAVSEACTNAVQHAYKSSSAGDVSIRFGVYEDRLEVIVSDQGSSFDINQKKQDLGPYTPSQSVDQLAEGGLGLYLMDTLMDEVNVQIESGVTVAMTKFLNRERVEHDTTVENYEAK
- a CDS encoding PP2C family protein-serine/threonine phosphatase, giving the protein MEFGEVIEQRYRQLLTKYISDLTETSLYQGQKFSRKTLENQIPPEEIVSIHRKVIQELYPDLPKDVFHSLDFLIEVMIGYGMAYQEHQTLRGIQQELKSEIEIAANVQHTLLETQVPVAEGIDIGAISIPAKQMNGDYYHFVRDKDSISIAIADVIGKGIPAALCMSMIKYAMDSLPELRLHPSKVLTNLNRVVEQNVDPSMFITMCYGSYDINNHQFTFASAGHEPGFYYSNKEAAFYDLTAKGLVLGIKHEVEYEQCCTTLEEGDMIVLFSDGVTESRSEEGFVSREDIQNLLIEHMSKPAQDMVNDIYNSLLQLQDFQLHDDFTLIVIRRKV